The Thermoanaerobaculia bacterium DNA window GAGGCTCCCCCACAGATACTGCGCCGAAAGGCTCAGGCCGGCATTGATCCAGTCACGATCCGGTGGATCGAGAAAGACGAGGAACGACGAACCGGCAGCCTGGTCGCCGAGGAAACTGGCGTGAACTGTGCGCGCGTCGTTGTCGAACTCGTGGAGATAGGTGAGCGTGAACTGCGGCACGAGCACACCGTTGGACATCGAGATGTTGCCCGAGAGATCGAAGCCGAACTCACCGAGGAGCGACTCCAGCTGCTGCTCCTCGACGGCGACGCCGAAGTCGGTCGGTACCGGGATTCCCCCGATCACGACGTTGGCGATTGCGCCGCTCTCCGCGAAGGCGTCCACCTTCGCCCGCGTGTAGCTGCCGCGCACGAAGCTCGAAGCGATCACGCGCTCGCCGCCCCAATCCCAACCGCCCTCGAGCGACGCCGACTGCTGATCGCCGTCGAAGAGGGCGCGGGCATCGAGATCGCCCACCACCGGCAGTTCGATCCGGCGGCGCTGGTCGTACTCGGTCGAACCGTAGCCGAGGGTGGCCTGCAGGTAGGAGCCGTTCTGCGACTGCCAGGCTCCGTAGAGCATGAGGTTCAGGCCGTCGAACTCGAGCTCGCCGCCACCGCCGGACAGGTCGGTCTGGTTGGTGGCATAGCCGCCGGCGATGCCGAAGAAGCTGTTCGCGCCGGCAGCGAAGTCGACGCCCAACGTACCCGACGTGGTGTCGAAATCGAAGGCGGTTTCGTCCCCGACATCGCCCGACTGCTCGCCCTGCTGCAGTCGGCCGGTGAAGAACAACCCCCAACGGCGCTCGCGCTCGGGCTCGGCCGCGGTGGCCTGCGCGAGAGCGGAGGTGCCCGGACGCCCGCCCTTGCCGCCGCGGCCACCCAGGGCCGCCTCGACGTGACGCCCCAGGCGCTCGCGGCTCTTGCTCTCGGTCCGCGCGGCCGCGAGGGTCGTGCCGTCGATGACCGCGCCGCCAGCCGACCAGGAGATCTGCGACCCCGCGGCGAGAGCGCCGCCACGCAGCGCTCCCAGGCGGGAGGAGACGATCGCCTGCTGCTGCGAGGCGGCAGAAGAGGCCGTCTTCGACGCACTGCCGAGTCCCGTTGGGGACATTTCGACGAGCGCCGCAGCACGCTGATCCTGATTGGTCAGGACTCCGGTCATGAAGACGCAGAGCGGCGTCGCGCGCGGGACCGGCCGCGGCGAGCCGTCGGGATTGTTGAACACGTCGAAACAGATGTCGTCCATCGCTCCGCCCGCCGAGACCCGGGTGTTGTTGTCCGGAGTGAGCTCACCCAGGCTGCCGACGGTGATCGAGAAGTTGACTGCCACTCCACGGAAGGAAGCCCGAATGGTCACGCTGCCGGCGACACCGAAACCGAAGTTGGCGCGGGCGATGCCCGCGGCGTCGGACGGGGAGGGGGCACCGCTCGTCCCGCGTGGCGATCCCGGAGCCGCGACCACCTCCCAGGTGAGCGGCACATTCGGCACCGGCGTGCCGTTCGCGTCGATCACCCGCACCTCCAGGGTCACGCCGTCTCCGAGCACGACGCTCTGGGTTCCGGGCGAGACCGGGACGAGCCGGAACCCTTCTTGAGACTGGGCAATCGCGACGCCGTCGAACGACATCATGGTGAGTGTCGCGAGGGTCGCCAGGGCGACGAGGATCACGCGAAACACAGCAACGCGAGCGGGACGAAGGATCGTCATTTGAGGCTCCTTACAGTGGGTGATCCGCGGCAGTCTATCCCAGGCGCCCGTCCACGAATCCAGTGGCGTCAAGAGGCTGGCCAGCCTCCGAGTTACCGGCTGCCGTGGGCGGATTCCGTCCGTCCTCGGGCGCGGAATCGGGGACGGGAGACGCGGCCGGGCCCCATTTCTGTCCTCCTGATTCACTCGGCATCCGGGTCTCTCCGGCACGACGCCGGGGGGCCGGCTCGGGGAAAGCTAGGGCACGGTGGCGGACCACCGGCAGGCGGTGGAACCGGTCTCGAAGCCGCTGCGCAGGATCGGGATGCCGCGGCCGAAGTGGATCCGGTCGAAGAGGGTGGTGCAGATCGAGGTGAGCGACTCCGAGAGCTCGAGACCGATCCAGACCGACAGGGTGCCTACCGGGGGCGCGGCGCCGGCGAGCTCGGCCTGGTCCCAGGTGCCGCCGAGGGTGGTGCCGCCGGTCTCTTCGGAGCCGATCACCGCTCCGCCGCAATTCACCTCCGGGTAGTAGCGCAAGATCCCCTTCACGACCTCCTGACATTCGGCGCGCACCAGGAAGGCCAGGTTCCAGGTGCCGGCCGGCGGAGGCGCCACGCAGAGGAAGGCCGTGGCCGGTCCCTGCGGATTGTCGGGCGAGACCTGAAGAGAGCCCGACGCATCGGGCGGCAGGCAGTCCGGATCGGTCGGAGACCAGGTGAGGCTCGCGATGTTGCCGGTCCATGGGCCGACCGCAGCGACGTCGAACTCCGGATTCTGGACGACGCCCTGGGCGCTCGCGGCCGTCGCGCCGACAGCGCTGGTGGCGAAGGTGGCAGCGGCGAACAGGGCGCGGCGCAGCAGGGCTCGGATCGGCATCGGTGACCTCGGTTACCTCACTCACCTGCGGGAAGTTGGGCGGACTCTATCCGCAGACCGGGCCGCGATGTCTCTCGGTGGACGCTCCCTCCGTTTCCAGGGATAAGGGAGAGTGCCATGCGAGATCGAACGGCTTCATCGGCTTGGATTGCGGCGTTGTGGATGCTGGTGGCCATGGGACCCGTGCTTGCCGATCCCGAGCCGGTGACGCTCAAGGGCAAGGCGATTCTCGAGCACCCGGCGGGCAAGGCGATCGTCGAGGCCG harbors:
- a CDS encoding autotransporter domain-containing protein, with the protein product MTILRPARVAVFRVILVALATLATLTMMSFDGVAIAQSQEGFRLVPVSPGTQSVVLGDGVTLEVRVIDANGTPVPNVPLTWEVVAAPGSPRGTSGAPSPSDAAGIARANFGFGVAGSVTIRASFRGVAVNFSITVGSLGELTPDNNTRVSAGGAMDDICFDVFNNPDGSPRPVPRATPLCVFMTGVLTNQDQRAAALVEMSPTGLGSASKTASSAASQQQAIVSSRLGALRGGALAAGSQISWSAGGAVIDGTTLAAARTESKSRERLGRHVEAALGGRGGKGGRPGTSALAQATAAEPERERRWGLFFTGRLQQGEQSGDVGDETAFDFDTTSGTLGVDFAAGANSFFGIAGGYATNQTDLSGGGGELEFDGLNLMLYGAWQSQNGSYLQATLGYGSTEYDQRRRIELPVVGDLDARALFDGDQQSASLEGGWDWGGERVIASSFVRGSYTRAKVDAFAESGAIANVVIGGIPVPTDFGVAVEEQQLESLLGEFGFDLSGNISMSNGVLVPQFTLTYLHEFDNDARTVHASFLGDQAAGSSFLVFLDPPDRDWINAGLSLSAQYLWGSLFLAYDQEFGRDDFELATWQAGLRFAF